One genomic window of Dunckerocampus dactyliophorus isolate RoL2022-P2 chromosome 7, RoL_Ddac_1.1, whole genome shotgun sequence includes the following:
- the glrx3 gene encoding glutaredoxin 3 — MANLVEAKTQSDFEDFLAKAGKRLTVVHFQAAWAPQCGQMNEVMAELAKEHAHSTFVKLEAESVPEVSEKYEIASVPTFLFFKGAEKVDRLDGAHAPELTKKVQRLAVSGGSAGDPEGGPAELNQRLKKLINAASCMLFMKGSAQEPRCGFSRQIVALLKERSIQFSSFDILSDEEVRQGLKAYSNWPTYPQLYVNGELIGGLDIVKELAESGELESTCPKAVTVEHRLKTVINQSPVMLFMKGSKEAARCGFSRQILEILNDTGEHYDTFDILQDEEVRQGLKTYSNWPTYPQLYVKGELIGGLDIVKELQESGELGSVLKGDS, encoded by the coding sequence ATGGCGAACCTCGTAGAGGCGAAGACTCAGTCGGACTTTGAGGATTTCCTCGCCAAAGCCGGCAAACGACTAACGGTGGTTCACTTCCAGGCGGCATGGGCTCCTCAGTGCGGCCAAATGAACGAGGTGATGGCCGAGCTGGCCAAGGAACACGCTCACAGCACCTTCGTCAAACTGGAGGCGGAATCGGTGCCGGAGGTGTCAGAGAAGTACGAGATCGCCTCGGTGCCTACTTTCCTTTTCTTCAAAGGAGCGGAAAAGGTGGACCGGCTGGACGGTGCCCACGCCCCGGAGCTGACCAAGAAGGTACAGCGCTTGGCAGTGAGCGGGGGCTCGGCGGGTGACCCCGAAGGCGGCCCCGCGGAACTGAACCAGCGGCTGAAGAAGTTGATCAACGCGGCCTCCTGCATGCTCTTCATGAAGGGTTCCGCGCAGGAGCCTCGCTGCGGATTCAGCCGGCAGATCGTCGCCCTCCTCAAGGAGCGCAGCATCCAGTTCAGCAGCTTCGACATCCTTTCCGACGAGGAGGTCCGACAGGGTCTGAAGGCCTACTCCAACTGGCCCACCTACCCTCAGCTGTACGTCAACGGTGAGCTGATAGGCGGACTGGACATCGTCAAGGAGCTGGCAGAGTCCGGCGAGCTGGAGAGCACCTGCCCGAAGGCGGTCACAGTGGAGCACCGCCTCAAGACGGTGATCAACCAGAGCCCCGTCATGCTGTTCATGAAGGGCAGCAAGGAGGCGGCGCGGTGCGGCTTCAGCCGACAGATCCTGGAGATCCTGAACGACACCGGCGAGCATTACGACACGTTTGACATCCTGCAAGACGAGGAGGTGCGACAGGGCCTCAAGACTTACTCCAACTGGCCCACCTACCCGCAGCTGTACGTGAAGGGGGAGCTGATCGGGGGTTTGGACATTGTCAAGGAGCTGCAGGAGAGCGGGGAGCTAGGGTCGGTGCTCAAGGGGGACTCTTAG